AACGACCGGGCTTTCGCTTCTGGCCTTGGCAACCGCATTTATCGTGCCAGAACCGTTCGGAAAGGGCTTCTTGCTCGCTTCGATCGCGGTGGGAGGGCATTCGCTGCTGCGTAAAGGCGCGCGCAACCTGATCCGACTCAACTTTGACATGAACGTGCTGATGACGGTGGCCATCACCGGGGCGCTGTTGATTGGCGAGTGGAAGGAAGCGGCGGTGGTTACGTTTCTCTTCGCCGTCAGTGAGATGCTGGAGTCCTATTCGATGGAAAAAGCTCGCCAGTCGATCCGTGCGCTCATGGAAATCGCGCCGAAAGTAGCCACCGTTCTCCGCGACGGCCAAGAGATTGTCGTTCCGGTGGAAGACCTGGTTGTCGGGGACATCATCTTGGTCAAGCCCGGGGAGAAGATCGCGGCGGACGGGGAGATTGTCGAGGGGACATCATCCATCAATGAAGCTGCCATCACCGGGGAGTCCATGCCCGTTGACAAGACGGTCGGTGACTCGGTTTACGCCGGAACGCTAAACCAGCAAGGAGCAATCAAGGTCCGCGTAACAAAATTGGTTGCGGACACAACGATTGCCAAGATCATTCATCTCGTGGAAGAAGCGCAAAACGAGCGTGCTCCCTCACAAGCGTTTGTTGACCGATTTGCCAAATATTACACACCGGCCGTTATGGTTCTCGCACTCGGCGTTGCTCTTGTTCCGCCCCTGTTCTTTGGCGCGGATTGGAGTCGCTGGATTTACGAGGGGCTCGCGCTCCTCGTCGTCGCCTGCCCGTGCGCTCTGGTCGTTTCGACACCGGTGGCCATCGTTTCGGCCATCGGGGCGGCTGCCCGACAAGGGGTGTTGATCAAAGGCGGTGTCTATTTGGAAGAGGTCGGCAACCTGAAGGTGGTCGCCTTTGACAAAACCGGTACATTAACAAAAGGCGAACCGGTGGTGACCGACGTTGTGCCGTTGGGGGACCGAACGGAGCAAGACGTGCTGGGCATAGCCGCTCGCCTGGAAAAATTGTCGGAACATCCGCTGGCAAAAGCCATTGTCAAAAAAGCGGAGGAGGACGGCCTGGCGGTGAAGCCGGCCGAAGAGTTTTCGGCCATCACCGGGAAAGGGGCGTTCGGGCGTGTCGACGGGCAAACCTACTACATCGGAAACCCTCGCCTGTTTGCAGAACTGCACGGTGACATCGGCGCGGTGCAAAATCAGATTTCCGCGCTGCAACGCCAAGGGAAAACCGTTATGCTGTTGGGGACGCAAGATGAACTTGTGGGGCTCATTGCGGTGGCCGACCAGGTGCGAGAACAAAGTGTTCAGGCCGTGCGGGCGTTGAAACAGGCGGGTATTGAAAAAACGATCATGCTGACCGGTGACAACGCCACGACCGCGGCCGCGATCGCCAAGCAGGTGGGGATCGACGAATACCACGCTGAGCTGCTTCCGCATGATAAGCTGGAGAAAATCAAACAGCTCCGGGATGC
The nucleotide sequence above comes from Calditerricola satsumensis. Encoded proteins:
- a CDS encoding heavy metal translocating P-type ATPase, whose protein sequence is MAETPIKKEYRLTGLTUMDCAAKLERHVQALPGVKEAKLNFAASKLTVLGTISTEELQREVKKIEDVTLHPVGTPEPTATKSFWASNRKALTTGLSLLALATAFIVPEPFGKGFLLASIAVGGHSLLRKGARNLIRLNFDMNVLMTVAITGALLIGEWKEAAVVTFLFAVSEMLESYSMEKARQSIRALMEIAPKVATVLRDGQEIVVPVEDLVVGDIILVKPGEKIAADGEIVEGTSSINEAAITGESMPVDKTVGDSVYAGTLNQQGAIKVRVTKLVADTTIAKIIHLVEEAQNERAPSQAFVDRFAKYYTPAVMVLALGVALVPPLFFGADWSRWIYEGLALLVVACPCALVVSTPVAIVSAIGAAARQGVLIKGGVYLEEVGNLKVVAFDKTGTLTKGEPVVTDVVPLGDRTEQDVLGIAARLEKLSEHPLAKAIVKKAEEDGLAVKPAEEFSAITGKGAFGRVDGQTYYIGNPRLFAELHGDIGAVQNQISALQRQGKTVMLLGTQDELVGLIAVADQVREQSVQAVRALKQAGIEKTIMLTGDNATTAAAIAKQVGIDEYHAELLPHDKLEKIKQLRDAYGKVAMVGDGVNDAPALASATVGIAMGGAGTDTALETADIALMADDLSKLPFTIRLGRRAVRVIKQNIAFSLITKLLAVLLVFPGWLTLWLAILADMGATILVTLNGLRLLRVKPAPSVESQEA